A section of the Paenibacillus aurantius genome encodes:
- a CDS encoding restriction endonuclease subunit S, with the protein MSEWFGDLPERWESKRIGALLQQRKETNAPVKTDFILSLSAAHGVVPYSERVEKGGNKPKNDLTKYSIAHENDLLVNCMNVLAGSCGVSKWHGAISPVYYALYPRNADEINIWYYNYIFRLVTFYRSLIGISKGILVHESSTGSLNTIRLRVSMQNMNYVMMPLPPRNEQDQIVRFLDWRVLGINRLINAKKKLIALLQEQKRAAINEAVTRGGDGWQDVSLGNLGSFRKGFGGSRADDAESGGVACIRYGDIYRSGVLFLHEPITRITAESSVSYARVYKSEMLFALSGETKEEIGQALVNSIDEDTWCSGDAAIFTANDNVLYSFLAYALRCPYVAKQRASMAKGDIIVHISTSALRRLKILVPPIGEQEAIVSQLDTICVGIDSKIKIENEQMKLLQEYRTRLISDVVTGKMDVRDVVIPDYETVEETAVVEDDDADDSFEEAGDE; encoded by the coding sequence ATGAGCGAATGGTTTGGTGATCTGCCAGAACGATGGGAAAGTAAGCGTATTGGGGCGTTGTTGCAGCAACGCAAAGAGACAAATGCACCAGTGAAAACGGATTTTATCCTATCTCTGTCAGCGGCACATGGTGTTGTTCCGTATTCCGAGCGCGTGGAGAAAGGAGGCAACAAGCCTAAAAATGACTTAACAAAATATTCAATCGCACATGAGAACGACTTGCTTGTTAACTGCATGAATGTACTGGCAGGCTCTTGTGGTGTTTCTAAATGGCATGGTGCGATAAGCCCTGTGTACTACGCTTTATATCCAAGGAACGCAGATGAAATCAACATCTGGTACTACAATTACATCTTTCGTTTGGTTACGTTCTATCGAAGTTTAATTGGTATTAGCAAAGGCATTCTTGTTCACGAATCTTCAACAGGAAGCCTTAATACAATTCGCTTACGTGTTTCAATGCAAAATATGAACTATGTTATGATGCCCCTCCCGCCACGCAATGAGCAAGACCAAATTGTACGCTTTTTAGATTGGAGAGTCTTGGGGATAAACAGGCTTATTAACGCTAAGAAGAAGCTGATTGCACTGTTGCAGGAGCAGAAGCGGGCTGCGATAAATGAGGCTGTGACGCGAGGCGGTGATGGATGGCAGGACGTTAGTCTTGGTAATCTTGGTAGCTTTCGTAAAGGATTTGGTGGTTCTCGTGCCGATGATGCAGAGAGCGGTGGCGTTGCTTGTATTCGTTATGGTGATATTTATCGTAGTGGCGTATTGTTCTTGCACGAACCAATCACAAGAATTACAGCGGAGTCATCAGTTTCATATGCTCGAGTTTATAAGTCCGAAATGTTGTTTGCTTTATCCGGAGAAACTAAAGAGGAAATAGGGCAAGCACTTGTTAATAGTATTGACGAGGACACATGGTGTAGTGGTGATGCCGCAATATTCACTGCTAATGATAATGTTTTATATAGCTTTTTGGCTTACGCTTTACGGTGTCCTTATGTAGCAAAACAAAGGGCATCTATGGCAAAAGGTGATATTATCGTTCACATTTCTACAAGTGCGCTTCGTCGACTCAAAATTCTTGTACCTCCTATTGGAGAGCAAGAAGCTATTGTTTCACAGCTTGATACCATTTGTGTTGGTATTGATAGCAAAATAAAAATTGAAAACGAGCAGATGAAACTCCTCCAGGAATACCGCACTCGCCTTATTTCCGATGTAGTCACAGGCAAAATGGATGTGCGGGACGTGGTAATTCCCGATTATGAAACTGTAGAGGAAACTGCTGTTGTGGAAGATGATGATGCGGACGATAGTTTTGAAGAAGCGGGTGATGAATAA
- a CDS encoding type I restriction-modification system subunit M: MNNQTHNRIVSFIWGIADDCLRDVYVRGKYRDVILPMTVIRRLDAVLEDTKDAVLDMKKKLDSAGVTNQNEALCNAAGQSFCNSSDFRLRDLTSRVSQQKLKTDFIAYLDGFSPNVQEILEKFKFRNQIDTMIDADILGAVIEKFVSPTVNLSPLPVLDDTGGVRIPALDNHSMGVIFEELIRRFNEENNEEAGEHFTPRDVVELMADLIFLPVADQIKDSTYSVYDGASGTGGMLTVSQDRLLSLAEKNNLTVSIHLFGQEINPETYAITKADMLLKGEGAEADNIAFGSTLSSDGFPSRQFDFMLSNPPYGKSWKTDADRLGGKKGIQDTRFVTSFDDNPEFSMIPRVSDGQLLFLLNNVAKMKETTEMGSRIAEVHNGSSLFTGDAGQGESNARRYMIERDLVEAIIALPNNMFYNTGIGTFIWVLSNRKDAQRRGKIQLIDATTLKSPLRKNLGQKNCELTKALREQILQLFLDFEENESSKIFDNSAFGYWKVTVLRPQLGEDGKPLRDKKGKLVPNKDLTETEQIPLDYKGGIDAFIEKEVLPYAPDAWVDANKTQIGYEISFTKHFYKAVQLRELTEIVADIRALEVETNGLLAEVLE; this comes from the coding sequence ATGAATAACCAAACTCACAACCGAATAGTCAGTTTCATATGGGGCATTGCAGACGACTGCCTGCGAGATGTATATGTACGCGGCAAGTACCGCGATGTTATTTTACCCATGACGGTCATCCGTCGCTTGGATGCCGTGCTTGAAGATACCAAGGACGCTGTTCTTGATATGAAAAAGAAGCTGGACTCGGCGGGCGTGACCAATCAGAACGAAGCGTTATGCAATGCCGCTGGGCAGTCTTTCTGCAACTCATCGGATTTTCGTCTGCGTGACTTGACGAGCCGCGTAAGCCAGCAGAAACTAAAAACTGACTTTATCGCCTATTTAGATGGCTTTTCGCCAAACGTGCAAGAAATACTCGAAAAGTTCAAATTCCGTAACCAGATAGACACGATGATTGACGCGGACATTCTCGGTGCGGTAATTGAGAAATTCGTGTCTCCAACCGTTAATCTCAGTCCACTCCCTGTGTTGGATGATACAGGCGGCGTTCGCATACCCGCGCTGGACAACCACTCGATGGGAGTTATTTTCGAGGAACTTATTCGCCGCTTCAATGAGGAAAACAACGAGGAAGCTGGGGAACACTTCACTCCCCGTGACGTTGTAGAGTTGATGGCAGACCTTATTTTTTTACCGGTTGCCGACCAAATAAAGGACTCTACATATTCCGTGTATGACGGCGCGAGCGGCACTGGTGGTATGCTCACTGTGAGCCAAGACCGTCTGCTTTCCCTTGCTGAAAAGAATAACCTCACGGTGTCTATTCATTTGTTTGGGCAAGAAATCAACCCCGAAACCTATGCCATCACCAAGGCGGATATGCTGCTAAAAGGAGAGGGTGCTGAAGCGGACAATATCGCGTTCGGTTCTACACTATCGAGCGATGGCTTTCCCTCCCGACAGTTTGATTTTATGCTTTCCAATCCCCCTTATGGAAAATCATGGAAGACCGATGCGGATAGGCTCGGCGGCAAGAAAGGTATTCAGGACACCCGCTTTGTTACGTCTTTCGATGACAATCCCGAATTCTCGATGATTCCGCGCGTCAGCGATGGTCAGCTTTTATTTTTGCTTAACAACGTGGCCAAGATGAAAGAAACCACCGAAATGGGTTCGCGCATTGCCGAGGTTCATAACGGTTCTTCATTATTTACGGGTGATGCAGGGCAAGGAGAAAGCAATGCTCGTCGCTATATGATTGAGCGGGATTTGGTAGAAGCGATTATAGCCTTGCCAAACAATATGTTTTACAACACGGGCATTGGTACATTTATTTGGGTGCTGTCCAACCGTAAAGACGCGCAGCGCAGGGGGAAAATCCAGTTGATTGACGCGACCACGCTTAAATCACCGCTTCGCAAGAACCTTGGGCAAAAGAACTGCGAGCTAACAAAGGCGTTGCGTGAGCAGATTCTGCAATTGTTCCTTGATTTTGAAGAGAACGAATCCAGTAAGATTTTTGACAACAGCGCGTTTGGTTATTGGAAAGTTACTGTTTTGCGTCCGCAGTTGGGAGAGGACGGCAAGCCACTCCGCGATAAAAAAGGTAAACTCGTGCCGAATAAGGACTTGACCGAAACAGAACAGATTCCGCTCGACTACAAAGGCGGTATTGATGCTTTTATTGAAAAAGAAGTTTTGCCTTACGCTCCCGATGCTTGGGTGGATGCAAACAAGACGCAAATCGGTTATGAAATCAGTTTCACCAAGCATTTTTATAAGGCGGTACAACTCCGTGAACTCACGGAAATTGTTGCAGATATTCGGGCGTTGGAAGTGGAAACCAATGGTTTGCTTGCGGAGGTATTGGAATGA
- the rlmD gene encoding 23S rRNA (uracil(1939)-C(5))-methyltransferase RlmD has product MNRQKRPAPRGEGRKPAGARRSGEAGGSRAYEAGLPVKKNEDYEADIIGLGHDGEGVGRVNGFTLFIHGALPGERVRVKVVKLKKQYGYGKLLEVLEASPDRSAPPCPIYSQCGGCQLQHLSYEAQLKWKRQSVIDSLERIGKLVVCCSGRGADVLVGEADLVGGSEDAEAGGEEDRAGKTAGKTDGEAAGPRAREHSVSVEVTGAGVNGDPSERGIVVHPTIGMDEPWRYRNKAQVPFGWAEGGLVGGFYAQGSHRIVDMDSCLIQHEANDDVVRKVKEIGRKLGITAYDEASHEGLLRHVVVKFGFRTGDVMVVLVTNGNKVPHLDEWVREIREAVPGVKSICHNVNTKRTNVIFGDSTTVLWGDEFIYDYIGDVKFAISARSFYQVNPVQTEVLYRTALDYAALTGSENVIDAYCGIGTISLFLARHAKQVRGVEIVAEAIADARRNAALNGIANVDFAVGKAEEVIPAWRAEEGLAPDIIVVDPPRKGCDPALLETIIEMQPRRVVYVSCNPATLARDLRVLEDGGYRTVEVQPVDMFPHTVHVESVALLVRDGVES; this is encoded by the coding sequence ATGAACAGACAGAAGCGGCCCGCCCCCCGCGGGGAGGGCCGGAAACCGGCAGGAGCCCGTCGCTCGGGAGAGGCCGGCGGGAGCCGGGCTTATGAAGCCGGCCTGCCGGTGAAGAAGAACGAAGACTACGAAGCGGACATTATCGGGTTGGGACACGACGGAGAAGGGGTAGGCCGGGTTAACGGCTTTACCCTTTTTATACATGGGGCCCTGCCGGGTGAGCGCGTGCGCGTGAAGGTCGTGAAGTTGAAAAAGCAGTACGGCTACGGCAAGCTCCTCGAGGTGCTCGAGGCCAGCCCCGACCGCAGCGCGCCCCCTTGCCCGATCTACAGCCAGTGCGGCGGCTGCCAGCTGCAGCACCTGAGCTACGAGGCCCAGCTGAAGTGGAAGCGGCAGAGCGTCATCGACAGCCTGGAGCGGATCGGGAAGCTGGTGGTTTGCTGTAGCGGCAGAGGCGCGGATGTGCTGGTGGGGGAAGCGGATTTGGTTGGTGGTAGTGAGGACGCTGAGGCAGGTGGAGAAGAAGATAGGGCTGGAAAGACGGCCGGAAAGACAGATGGAGAGGCAGCAGGCCCTAGGGCTCGGGAACATTCGGTTTCCGTTGAAGTCACTGGGGCCGGAGTAAACGGGGACCCTTCCGAACGCGGCATCGTGGTCCACCCGACCATTGGTATGGACGAGCCTTGGCGCTACCGCAACAAGGCCCAGGTTCCATTCGGCTGGGCGGAAGGCGGCCTCGTCGGGGGTTTCTATGCCCAGGGCAGCCACCGGATCGTCGACATGGACAGCTGCCTCATCCAGCATGAGGCCAACGATGATGTCGTGCGCAAGGTGAAGGAAATCGGCCGCAAGCTCGGTATTACCGCGTATGACGAAGCCTCACACGAAGGCCTGCTGCGGCACGTGGTCGTCAAGTTCGGCTTCCGCACGGGCGACGTCATGGTCGTCCTCGTCACCAACGGGAACAAGGTTCCTCACTTGGACGAATGGGTGCGCGAGATCCGCGAAGCCGTGCCGGGCGTGAAGAGCATCTGCCACAACGTCAATACGAAACGGACGAACGTTATTTTCGGGGACTCAACAACAGTCCTGTGGGGCGATGAGTTCATCTACGACTACATCGGCGACGTGAAATTCGCCATCTCGGCCCGTTCCTTCTACCAGGTCAACCCGGTCCAGACCGAGGTGCTGTACCGCACCGCCCTGGACTACGCGGCTTTGACCGGCAGCGAGAATGTCATCGACGCCTACTGCGGCATCGGAACGATCTCGCTCTTCCTCGCACGCCACGCGAAGCAGGTCCGCGGCGTCGAGATCGTCGCCGAAGCCATCGCCGACGCCCGCCGCAACGCCGCGCTGAATGGTATCGCCAACGTCGACTTCGCCGTCGGCAAAGCCGAGGAAGTCATCCCGGCCTGGCGCGCCGAAGAGGGCCTCGCCCCCGACATCATCGTCGTCGACCCGCCGCGCAAAGGCTGCGACCCGGCGCTGCTCGAGACGATTATCGAGATGCAACCGCGGCGCGTGGTGTACGTGTCGTGCAACCCGGCCACGCTGGCGAGGGATTTGAGGGTGCTGGAGGATGGAGGGTACCGCACGGTGGAGGTTCAGCCGGTGGATATGTTTCCGCATACGGTGCATGTGGAGTCGGTGGCTTTGTTGGTGAGGGATGGTGTAGAGAGCTAA